Genomic window (Candidatus Saccharibacteria bacterium oral taxon 488):
TACCATCTGATGTATGGCTCTTTTCATTACGAAACCGATCAATAGCCATAGTCAAGAATTTGACGGCACTCTGGAAATCATTGTCAACATTTTCTGCTGACGCGCCTTTAATATACAGCCCACCTTTACCAAATGCTTCAGATCCAGTTTCGTATGTAGTTAGTTCGCGGAGCCTATCGCGAACAACCTTAAAACTTTTTTCGACAGCTTCTGGATAATACCCATCTGTATACAGTTTAGAACACTTTTGTTTAACATTTTTATGCAAATTCTCTAAAGCTTGAGTGCTTATCGGCTTCTCAGTGTTACTCACCTTTTTACTCTTTAAAAATTCTAGAATACCAATTAAGAGACTACGACACTTATTTAAATTTATAAAATAAGCTTCAGTCCTTCGCTTAGCATTAATATTAGGATTAAGGTTGATAACAGCTCTATGTTCACCACTGAGCAGATGGAAATCCCGAACCTCACCAGCTTTTTCACCTAATATATCTCTTAATAAAAGCTCAGTTTGTGTGTGCCATGATTTATAATTATCATAATTTTCAGCCCTTTCAAGGTCATCAATCTTATCAATCTGATCTTTCAATAACCGTATTTGTGCGCTATTTTTCATACATATCTCCACCTAGATTATACATCAATCAGAAAAGTGATAAATTAGCCTGAATTACCCTTTAAATAGTATTTTGAGATTCTACTTAATCCCTTTACAGCTCCATACGACTGCTAAGACAACTGTTTGGAATAACCAATACCTTTGGCCATTTTAGTCAACAAAGAAAAAACACCTCCCTGGGGAAGTGTCTTTTCTTGGCTCCGGGGGCGGGGTTCGAACCCGCGGCCTATTGGTTAACAGCCAACCGCTCTACCGCTGAGCTACCCCGGAATACGTGTCGTATTATAGCGAGTTTTCAATCAGTTGTAAAGTTACCGGCGGACGATTTCCAGGGCTTTTTTCAAGATTTCTGCCTCCAGGCGCGATTTCTCATCATCCGCCGCTTCCCGCTGCTTAATCTCCTTCACCAAGTTTTGCCACCAAGCCTCTTTTTCCACCTGGTGCAGCACCAATGACCGCACCTCGCCGTCGCGCTTATCTAGCATCCCGGCCGCCACCAAATTATCGACATGCTTGGCCACCGTTGAGACCGACTTGTACCCCAGCGCCCGCATAATTTCCCGTAGCGTCGGACTGTAGCCATTGCCCTTAATAAACCCATCGATAAAATCCAGCAGTATTTTTTGCTTTTTTGTTGGCTGCATGCCTTTAGTATAACCTGCCCGCACTATTTGCGCTATACTAAAGAGGTGAAGCGAGTATCATCAACGATGTATGTGTGGCTACTGGCCGTTGTGTTGTTTGGCGGCGCGCTGTCACTACAGCCGAGCATCAGTCTGGCGATGCTTGATTTTCCATCATTCCGCATTGGACTATATCAAGTGGCGGTGATCAGTGTGGTTGGCTGCGGTCTGGGTATAGCGGTGCGCCAGCGACTGTGGCTCCAAGGGCGATGGTGGTGGCTCGGCATTAGCATGCTGGCTATCACCAGTATCGTTGGGCTGTTATTATCCTATGTCCGAGCGCGTACCGCATTATACACGGCATCGCTTTTATTGCTGCTGATAACCGCAGTATGCGCTGCCCTGATGTACCGGTCATTATCGACGAGTGATCGGCGCCGTCTCATGACAATTGGCCTGTGGAGCGGCATTGTGTTTGGTATATTAGCGGTGCTGCAGCTCATCATCGCCCACATTGAGCCAACGGCGTTCGGTACGCTCTGCTCAGGTTGTCACGCCGGCGTGTTTGGCTTTGTCAGGATCAATTTATTTGCCGCTGAGCCGCAATTTTTAGCAAGTAGCTTACTGCCAGCCCTGTTTGTTGGACTGTGCTGGCGAGAAAGGCGGCAACTGGCAGGCTGGAGCGTTTTTAGTAGCAGTGTGGCGATCAGCCTGACCTTTTCGCGCGGTGCGTTTATCGCGATAATCGGTGCGTGCATCGTGTATGGTATCGTCCGCTGTTGGCAGCGGTGTAGAAGCGAGGCTCGTTCCATTGACACCGCGGAGCCTATTCATCGTGACGTGTGGCGTCAACTCGGCATCATCACGGCCGGGTTCGTGATTGGATGCACTCTACTGCTGGTATCAGCGGTGGTTCGCTATCACAACACACCGCACATTGCCTATAATACTGCAGTGAGCATGCTTGACCAGTTGTCGCTCGGCCGCATCAAATTACCGCAGAAAAATACCATCCCGACGCCGGGCAGCACACCCTCACCGCAAGCACCACCAACCAACGAGACCACGGCACCGCAATCATCACCGTCACCGCCCGCCACCCAACCAAACCAGCCCACACCACCAGCCAATTTCCAGCCATCGGGTTTCGTCGCCGCTTCGGCTAATGACCGACTCAACGCCGCTCAACTGGCGCTCCGAGCCTGGGCAGCAAGTCCACGCACCATACTCTTTGGGACTGGCCTTGGCAATCTCGGCAGCTTTATCCAACATCAGCTACATCAACCGGTATCGACCGACCACACGGTGTATATTTTCTACGTTTTGCTGCTGAGTAATATCGGCGTTGTCGGTGTGCTACCGCTTCTAGCCCTGCTCACTGTCACGCTATGGCGCAGTGGCCGATGGCTACTAAAACCGTGGGGGCGATTTGCCTTACTGTTAACGACGGCCATCGCCATCCACTTTTGGTTTTTTGGCAGCTTGATCAACTCGGTACATTGCCTTGCATGGATTGGTATTTTCTTGTATAATCACCCCAAAGGTCATGAAGAAGAACTCTGATTTTTACTTCAAATTGGTGTTGATCGGGCTGGACGTACTGGCGCTAGTTGGTGCGTTCACGGCGGCATACATCATGCGCGTATCACTCGACACGCGACCCTTCCATGTGCAAATTGGAGCGCTGGAGTTTATCACGTCGATTGTGCTGATGCTGCCGCTGTGGGTTGTCTTGTTCTCGTTTTTTGGGCTATACGACCGTGAACACTATATTCATCCGCTGCGTGAATTTTGGCGGCTTGGTATGGCGGCGGTTTGCGGCATCATGATGATGATTTCCTTCAGCTTCTTTAGCAACACGCCGCTCTTTCCGGCCAAGATGGTGGTGATTTACGCGCTGATCATCAGCTTTGTCATCTTACTCATTCTGCGTAGCGCTGCCAATATCGTGCGGCTGCATCTGCTGCGCAAAAACATCGGCATCAAGCGCGTGGCGCTGGTCGGCAATGCCGAATCGACGCGGACGCTGGCCGAGTTTATCAGCGCCCATCCCTCAACCGGCTTTCATCTCAGTGCCATCATATCCAAAGACGGACTCATCCCGCCACGGCTCAAGGGTTTGCGGCGCTCGACACTGGCATCGGCCTTGACTCGCGATAAAATTGACGCCATTATTCAGACCGACACTGCTCGCAGCGAAGCGCACTATAACTTGGCGGAGCAGCACTATCTCGATTTTTATCAAGCGCCAGCCCTCGACGGTCTGATGACCGCACGGCATACGGTCGAGATTATCAATTCCGTGCCACTAGCGTATATTCACCCAACACCGCTAGCCACCGGCTACGGACGCGTGGTCAAACGGTTGATGGATCTCATCGGTGCGACCATCGGCATTATTATCACCTCACCAATTATGCTGCTAGTGGCAATCGCCGTTAAGCTCGGCGACCCGCGCGGCCCCGTACTGATGCATGGGCAGCAGCGGCGACGCTTGACTCAGTTTAATCGCCCGTTCAAGGTGTATAAGTTTCGCTCGCACTACGCCAAGTTTGACGGCAA
Coding sequences:
- a CDS encoding TIGR02391 family protein yields the protein MKNSAQIRLLKDQIDKIDDLERAENYDNYKSWHTQTELLLRDILGEKAGEVRDFHLLSGEHRAVINLNPNINAKRRTEAYFINLNKCRSLLIGILEFLKSKKVSNTEKPISTQALENLHKNVKQKCSKLYTDGYYPEAVEKSFKVVRDRLRELTTYETGSEAFGKGGLYIKGASAENVDNDFQSAVKFLTMAIDRFRNEKSHTSDGNINDSVRAYEYLTLSSLAMRLLDDSEVREKIEQPKTKLDSTSSSKKIQKNAMDETRVTLDAIQILALRLFGAMTDYKELLVLRTMGGSFIRPVGEIKNASLMDELNKVDAAEFEANLDQMVLWGLLTLEYSSRGTPRYKLAKPGYDILKEHPELTSCSSGKTDV
- a CDS encoding sugar transferase, whose protein sequence is MKKNSDFYFKLVLIGLDVLALVGAFTAAYIMRVSLDTRPFHVQIGALEFITSIVLMLPLWVVLFSFFGLYDREHYIHPLREFWRLGMAAVCGIMMMISFSFFSNTPLFPAKMVVIYALIISFVILLILRSAANIVRLHLLRKNIGIKRVALVGNAESTRTLAEFISAHPSTGFHLSAIISKDGLIPPRLKGLRRSTLASALTRDKIDAIIQTDTARSEAHYNLAEQHYLDFYQAPALDGLMTARHTVEIINSVPLAYIHPTPLATGYGRVVKRLMDLIGATIGIIITSPIMLLVAIAVKLGDPRGPVLMHGQQRRRLTQFNRPFKVYKFRSHYAKFDGKTDEEVFTMIGKPELIDEYRQNGDKLDHDFRVTPVGRFIRRFSLDELPQLFNVIKGDISLVGPRALVPHELSNYEKKHTLLTVKSGLTGLAVVSGRRSIGFEERRRLDLYYVQNWSLWLDITILLKTCLVIFKKES